The Mus caroli chromosome 1, CAROLI_EIJ_v1.1, whole genome shotgun sequence genome has a window encoding:
- the Tmem177 gene encoding transmembrane protein 177, whose product MAGPLWRAAAFIQRHRTSLLVGSCAGLFGVQISFHLFPDPIVQWLYQYWPQGQPAPLSPHLWSLFQEVLKDIGIPSGHCYKPFTAFTFQPVSAGFPRLPAGAVVGIPAIFLGGPVTNIEHSVIIHGQRVDWQSPAGTRLRDALTLSHNAQKFALAKEVVYLESGVAALQTLPAPACLAGTWAISVGAKHALGLYGGPMSLRTAFNLVAIVVGYVAYTFSKDSLTLALEGWLDRRTASLSAAYVQGGVEFYEKILSGNLALRSLLGRQGEKLYTPSGNIVPRHWFRINHLPYTTRRDSLQQMWRATVSPGRF is encoded by the coding sequence ATGGCTGGTCCTCTGTGGAGGGCTGCAGCCTttatacagagacacagaacaaGCCTATTGGTGGGCTCCTGTGCAGGCCTGTTTGGGGTTCAAATCTCATTTCACCTCTTCCCAGATCCCATAGTCCAGTGGCTCTACCAGTACTGGCCTCAGGGTCAGCCAGCTCCTCTTTCCCCTCATCTGTGGAGCCTCTTCCAAGAGGTGCTAAAGGACATAGGTATCCCTTCGGGTCACTGCTACAAGCCTTTTACCGCCTTCACTTTTCAGCCTGTGAGTGCTGGCTTCCCACGGTTGCCTGCTGGAGCTGTGGTGGGAATCCCTGCCATCTTCCTGGGTGGCCCTGTGACCAACATTGAACACTCTGTGATCATACATGGACAAAGAGTGGATTGGCAAAGCCCAGCAGGCACCAGGCTGAGAGATGCCCTGACCCTGTCTCATAATGCCCAGAAGTTTGCCTTGGCCAAGGAGGTGGTATACCTGGAGAGTGGTGTGGCTGCCCTACAGACCCTGCCAGCCCCAGCTTGCCTAGCAGGAACATGGGCAATAAGTGTGGGTGCCAAGCATGCCCTGGGGCTCTACGGAGGTCCCATGAGCTTGCGAACTGCCTTCAACTTGGTGGCAATAGTGGTAGGCTATGTAGCCTATACCTTTTCCAAAGACTCCCTCACTCTTGCCCTGGAAGGCTGGCTGGACCGCCGCACGGCCTCTCTGTCTGCAGCCTATGTCCAGGGTGGAGTGGAATTCTATGAGAAGATTCTGTCAGGAAACTTAGCCCTACGCAGTCTTTTGGGCAGACAAGGAGAAAAGCTGTACACACCAAGTGGAAACATTGTCCCCAGACACTGGTTTCGCATCAACCATTTGCCCTACACCACCCGCCGGGACTCTCTACAACAGATGTGGAGGGCGACAGTCAGCCCAGGCCGCTTCTGA